In Trichoplusia ni isolate ovarian cell line Hi5 chromosome 10, tn1, whole genome shotgun sequence, the genomic window TGAGAGGGTTGAGAGGAGTATTGTGATACCATGCCGATCTCGCGATTGCATCAGAAGCCGTCCGCCTTTTTCACACCGCAACCCCCCACTGACCCATCCTAGCTTCAAAGGCAGAATCCCGAGGTCTCTCCCCTCCTTAAAGTTGCCTGGAAGAGGCTTCCGCTTCCCCACTACCAAGCGCCCTTTTATTCCCAAGCCTGGATTTATCTGGAATCCTAAGCCTGGACGCTACCCAATCTCTGCTTAAGTTCAAAAGTACT contains:
- the LOC113498290 gene encoding lebocin-4-like, yielding MSKYILVLCVLSAFLIAEATCQRIILPTYRPPPPPRRPVIMRARRELEVQPSVHGEETYPGFEEVSEVEHHGERVERSIVIPCRSRDCIRSRPPFSHRNPPLTHPSFKGRIPRSLPSLKLPGRGFRFPTTKRPFIPKPGFIWNPKPGRYPISA